In Lasioglossum baleicum chromosome 1, iyLasBale1, whole genome shotgun sequence, the genomic window AGCTTGTGTACACCCTGGGATACAAACCGGGACATAACATTTGCCACTTAGTGTCCCAGTCGGACAAGTCGCCAATACAATTACCAAAAAGTAATAAGTACAGTCCCAAATAAAAGATTTCCAGCATTGTAACTGAAAAAAGAATCGAGTGTTTATACttgaaaacaacattacagtattcttaaatttttctaatcttttactgttttatatttcacccaaccaatttcttcacaaATGTATAAACATCCAGAGTCTACtacataatttctttaaatCTCTTTTGTTGAGTGTAACTCGAcatcgaagaaaaaaaaatgtaaataaaacagttatttttcagtTGAAAACAAATACAAGttccataaatataaattacaacaaagtttgagagctatactTAATACTAGATGTACagagctctagaaataactatttcacattattttataaacataacaagaatgtgtctatccaaatttttagctaCTTttccaataaaatgtatacccaaagaaaaaaagttggtaaataattcctcaggaaAGCATCTTTGCAAtcttaataattgcaaattaagaatatgggaacccgtcattttgatgggtaccgtaaacctagtgtaatataattagtaaacaaaatgtttaaaataagtagcagtcaaggaactgtccttggaagtaaatatcaaataaaacaattacataaaatagtagggaactgttggcaacaaaatttaaaaataattcggagtgcaaagttTTCTCACTGTTAGATAGTGCATGAATTTCGAGTAGAAGTACGTAAAAGCGAGCGATAAGAATGAATGTTTACATTGACAGAATGCTCCTACCTGTTTATTCGCACACGACGAAGTAAATAGATGTCGAACGATAAAATGATCCCAGGAAATATTTCAGGTTACTTTACGAAACATCTGTCACCTTCGGAATTGGTTCACTATCGAACACCGACCGTAGACTGTCGTGGGATCGTTCCGCCGTTATTAACTCCGAATGGTGTGCAGACGTACACGGTACAGGCTTATCATATATTAGCAGCATGTTATTATCAACGCCAACAGCTAATCAACTATAGGGGCAATTATCATATTTCCTGCTGCACCGGAATAATGAAAGGTCGGCTAACGACGATAATATTTAGTCCGTCAATGGCACACACCACCACAATAAGAAATATTAGCTATATCGTTTAATTGACACTACGCATCAGACGCGCAAAAACAAATCCATTCGACCGACTTCCTTGCAGTTCCTTGCCACGCTACTATCGTTTTGATAACCCGCACGCCTGAATCACCTGCGCGTGCCTGCGCACCCTATTAAAAGCACAGATGTCGCGACAGGAAAAATAATTGACAGATAAACAGAACGTTCGtgaaattacagtaatttcAAATTACTTTACACTTTCAATATTCCACGGGAGAGAAATTcttcaataaaaaaatacagaacGTTCTATAAGCTATTActgattatatatgcaaaatagCTTATGGGTCGTCTTATATTTCGAACCGTTGAATAATAATTAGCGGAATTACTTTATACAGCGGCTATACATCGTATTATGGATTgcataaaaaattctttctttgaAACGCCTTGTTCTAATTTTAAGCTAAGCAATGTTTGCTTGTTATAGTAATTTTTTGGAGATAGTTAAATTATATGTGATGTTATAGTTTATTGCATGTACAATCGCTAAAATACtttgggtgcgttccgtttcacgcttcaagcgcatgaATCGcatatttattgtaattttgcTATTACTTGGAATGACAAACAAAAGTGGATGAAGAAATATTATCGCTctcttttcatttatttattacttattatagaaaataaaatttaatatattctttaatttttctaatctattgctgttttatatttcacccaactaatttcttcataaatgcataaagatccgcagtttagtattTAAATTACGTAATTCAACTGCAAAGTCCACCCTAAGTGCATACGGTTTCTGCGgaatatttgaaatttcaaatgtgcCGCGCCGAGTGCGCGGAGTGGCAGTGCGCAGTGGCGATCGAGCCGCCGCTGGCGAACTATTCCGAAACCTGTTTACGGCTGAGCATTCAAACACCGGAAAGAGGTATGAGCGAGTCGGTCGGCTTCGTCGTGGGTGGCCTGCGAGCGAACGTAACGTGTGTGTGGTCCGAGCGTTCGTATGCTGGATGCGGCTGTCGCGGGCGTAGAAGATGCAAGACGCTTTGTTCGGACGGACCGGAGTGCTTCCTCCGTGGCAGAATATAATCGGTGTCTGGTCTTGAACAAAGGGCCCAAAGGTACTCTATTTTTATTCGGGAAACGTTTTCGTTGTTCATCTGCGCGCCGTATACACGTGTGACGTTTTGTTTTTAATCGCGTTGATAGCGGCCTGGAGCGTTGCGCGTCGATTGCGAGGCCGAATAATGAATTACCATAAGCTAATTACGCCTCGATAGTAGACAAGTATTAACCGAAACGAACGGAGCAGATTCAAATTCATTTCTTTTACAGATGACACTTCTGGCGATCTATTGTTTACTCGTATTTCACCGAGTGTCGTCGGAATTGACGCACGGTTTCCCTGGAAATGCCAATGGTGAAAATACAACGTGGAACACTCTGGATTTAACTGCCAGACACCGGATCAAGGACTCCAGTTTCCTGCTGGAAAGGTACCCCATAAGGGAACTACCATCAGATCCTTTAAATTGTAGAAGACCTGCAAAATGCGTGGAGCTGGAGAAGAGCACATGTATGGGCACAAGATTACCATATACAAGGACTACTTTGGACTTGATACCCGAAGATATGACCCAGAATATGATAGAGGTATATTGTagtcatttattaaatataaatataaacattaaattCATTTTTCCTCAAGTTCCTCTTTAGTCAGCTCAACAGGTCAATCTTGTATAAAAGAAAAGGTAGTTTTCCCTTTGGAGAATTACCTGGGTGGCTCAGGTATACAGGGTCCCTATTTAAAGTCACCTCAGGTATTTCCTGTCCTGAttcttctattgcaatttctataTCCATGTGATTTACAGTTACTCTGTCCTGCAGTTCTACCTGAAGTAAATTCTGACTGCTGTGTACAATTGGTTGACAAAATCTTTTCTAATCTGTGTTCAAGCGATGCACAGGGTATTCTAAAAATTGTGGAACTGAAGGTTATCTAAAGGACaacagaaaaaattatttatataaaaattagtgCATCTTGTTTAACCATTAGCACTCAAATGATGACTCTGAgaagccactaaaaattgctgtatcattatccaaaatattgtttacatttattaaatatgttggtatctaatcactagactgtggatgttttatgcaattttcaatgttcGTAGAGATGAattttaagagagagagagaagatagaataaaataaaatcttattttcagtagtagtagcctttgcagatctgaaataaataaaaattgcactaaattctgtgggattttatattctagcagttTTTAAATTACTAATCACTTACTGAACATTTAggcattgtatgaggtattataccaacgTAATAGGGAATGgagatattctaggtcggaagaaatgtttaattttagagttaaaatagctcagagtgtaaaaaattaaattggAATACCTTGTATATCGTTGCTTTACTTTACAGGAAAGATTGCAAGTGCTACAAGCATTGCGGCACATACCAAAGTGTTGGGCAGTTGTTCAACCCCTGTTGTGCTCTATATTCATGCCAAAATGCATCAACGACACTGTGGACTTGCCCTCTCAAGAGATGTGCAAGATAGTTTCGGGCCCCTGCAGGATTGTATTCAATCAAACGATCTGGCCAAGCTTCATCAAATGCGACAATACAGAGCTGTTCCCAAGATTATGCAAAAACGACATCAGGGAACTGAAATTCAACATCTCGGGCAAGTGTCTGAAACCTCTTGTCCCAACCGACAATGCACTGGCAATCTTCGAAGGAGTCGAAAGTTGTGGGACACAGTGCAATGACCCTTTGTTTACGCCGGACGAGCACAAGCAGATTCATTCTTTCATCGCTTGGGCAGCAGGAATTTGTGGCTCTTTCAACCTGTTTACAGTTGTGGGTACAATAAAACTAAACGATTCTTTTTATGTATATCTCAATCTGACTGATTGATTATATTTTAGGTAACATTTTTAATCGATTGGAGGAGCGCAAACAAATATCCAGCCTTGGTcatattctatataaattgtTGCTTCATGATATCCTGTGTTGGATGGCTGGCTCAATTTATGAATGGCAGCAGAGAGGTGATAGTGTGCCGTAAAGATGGAACATTGAGAATGAGCGAACCTAGGTAAATATTAActcaatctcaataattgtcaaataaaaaatcaaaatgggtcatttgatcgctcgtggtaggtttagtgttaaatattaataatattaaaatttcggGAAAATTAACGCAAGGAACAGACGAGGGTTAAAGAGAATTTTCAAGAACTCGACTCATCTCGACAAAAGAGGTACAAATAAAACTGTCAATATATTTTCAGCGGGGAGAACTTACTATGCGTTGTGGTATTCGTCCTGGTATATTACTCGCTTATGGCAGCTATGGTATGGTTTGTGATTCTGACGTATGCTTGGCACATGAGTTTCCAAGCACTTGGCAAAATTCAAGACAGGATCGACAAGAAGGGCGCTTATTTCCACTTGATAGCTTGGTGTTTGCCTCTCGTATTAACAGTAACCATTATGGCGTTAGGAGAGATAGATGGAAACAGCGTGACCGGTATATGTTTCGTCGGTTATGCCAACCACACAATTAGAGCCTGGTTTCTGCTTGGTCCTGTGCTAATCGTTTTAGTAGCCGGAGGATACTTTTTATCCAGAGGTAATTTTCAAGTTTATATTTATCTGTATAAGTTTTccgtaattaaaataataagatATATTGTTTATATGCATTCCTAAAGATTGTAAGCTGTAAGTATTTTTTTCGTAACTGCTTAAGACTTAGGGTAAGGGTACCAGCTACCGGACACAAAACatactttttagaaattaataaaaataacatgaagtacctagtattactttatttttaaaaataaaatcgatgtttccacttcgttaatatttcaattgctttttaacaaaatcgtccagaaaaatttCACGATACAGAAGAAAGGTCGATCATCAATCGTTTATCACagataatgcaaaataaattacacacaatgccttcaaattaataaaaaacttcCAAGTCGTCGCTAAATATTCGGTAACTAGTACCTTTACCCTAGATCCTACTAATTTTTATCGCGTACAAAATTAATACTGTAACTCTTCCAGGACTCATTACTCTGATACGATTGAAGATAACCAGTCAAGAAATCATATCCGAAAGGGCGAGCGCTAAAATACGCGAGACCATAGTGCGTATGGGTCTCTTTTCGATTTTCACGTTCGCCGCAGTCGTGGTGACATTTTATTGTCACATTTACGAGTTCCAACATTCGTGGCAGTGGCGTCAGAGCTTCAGAAACTATACGATGTAAGAACAACGTTCATCAAATATCTAGACACAGTTCTCTAtgcaaaacttttttgcaagaaTTTTTTCAATAGACTGTTTTTCATCCACAGATGTGCGATAACGACAAAATACTTGGACATTTCCGAATGCAAAATGGAGGTCCGACCGAGTGCAGCTAAGATGCAGCTACATTTACTTCTACCATTTTTCTCTGGTATTCTCATGTCTTCGTGGGTGTGGACTAGTTCGACCGTGGACACGTGGACCAGATTTCTGCGACGGTAGAACCTCACATTCCATATTCGTTTATCAAAGTACTATTCCACATGTATCAAtcatttcgtttcgtttcaGAACGTTCAATTGCGAGACTGAAGAGCCGATCAGACTGAAGAAGCACAAGGTGATCGCGCAAGCGTTTGCGAAAAGGAAAACTTTCAACAATGCCGGTCGCCTATCCATCAGTTTCCACAACACGCACGAGGATCCGGTCGGTTTGAACTTTGATTTGAACTCGGTAGCGTCTCAAGACTTCAGCTCGACATGGGCTGCCGCTTTGCCGAAATTAGTTACGCGTAGATGCGCGCTGGTCGGTGGAACGGGCTCGGTGTCCAGTAATCGGAGAAACTCTGTGGACTCCGAGATCAGTTTCAGCGTACGTCGTGTGTCGGTGGAGTCTCGCAGGAACTCGTTGGACTCGCAAATATCCGTGCAAATAGCAGAGCTGAAGACAACGCGCAAGGTAGCTAGTAGTTCCCGAGGTCGGCGAGGGAAGCGACGTCGGGACTTCAGGAAATCGAGATCTGGCAAAGTGGGCCCGTTGTTCAGGAGAGGGAGCACCACGTCGCAGGAGAGTCAACTCGGCGCTCAAATACTGTCAGCGTTGACTATAGGCGGGGACTCGAGGATGCCAGCGATTCAGGTGCCGAATATGAAGAGACGTTCGGCGATCGCCGGTCTGGATGAACGAGCGTTGAACCCGAAACTGTTCGACGGGAAGAATGTGAATACGCTACTACCATTCTTATTCCCAGGACACAGCAACAGTGAGGAGATCAGTAGCGAAAAGCAGCATCAAGGtgtcacgggaaatgatatgGACATTGAGTGCGGGAATATTGAGAAGGATGATCAGGAGGATCAAGACAGCGAGACTGACGATAGTCAAGCGGAAGAGGAGACGAAGATGTTGGAGCCCGAAGAGCCGCACGAGCGTAGCAAAAGTAAAACTAGCAACAAGAGCTCGAAGAGTTATGAGAGCGTTCGAAGAAGCAGGGAAGGTCACAGGAGTAAATATTTCCTTCAAGACGAGGCGATTTTGAAACACCTGTTTCAAGAATCCAAtgatattaaattgaaaaatgaaagtgaTATAATAGAGGCGTATAAGAAAGCGGGAATGGGGAATCTGGCGTCCAGTTTGAACTCGTGTTGTCCGGAATTAACGAGACTGAAACCGGACGTGCAGAACGCCAATGCTCGGGAAATGGCGACGCAAACGTCGCTTCCCTTAGACATTTTAGAGATGGAGGAGTTGAAGCAAAGCATAGACGAGATCATTAATAGTCGGCATTGCAGCTCAAAGGGGACGCAAATTTCGCCGCAATTAGGCAAGAGCAAAAACATTGCTGTGTAGATTAGATTAAGGAAGTGACTGCGACCAAGCGATTGGTATGAACTGTTCCTCTATTCGTTTAGCAACGACTGCGCTGTTAACTCTTTTTTCTCTACTACCTTTTTTACCTGTGGTTACAACGTTTCCTGAAAAAGAAATCGAAGTTGTACGATATTCTAATTAGTGCTAAGATCGCATGATATTCGTAGATTTATATTCGTTGTCCGCGACTGTATATTTAAAAGTGCAATAGGATAATCTCAATGTGTAAATAACTCGGACGCAACGCCACATATTGTTACTTTTATATGTTTTATTACCGACAAACAAGATCTCGACCCTAGTAGTAAAATAATTCAGAATTTACGATAACACCGAAAGTTATACACGTATCGCAACATTTTTTccctgtttttttttattttatattgaacGATTTCAATTTAGCTTTAATATTGCTCTGtacattacagtattttacAATGTGTACATCCTACAGTACTTAGattatatacaaatattttttacgaACATTCTGAACTTGTTGTTACTATACCGAccatttttttcgttttcttttttaaatgattCATGCGAATAAATGTGTGCTGAATACGATGATTGACCATTAATTCTAGAAAATAGCAATTTCATAAATCTTAAAAAGTAACTCGTAACAATTCTCGCGCGAAATATcatctataaataatttaatgagAGATTATTCATGAATCGACGAACTTCATAGAAGTGTTCTGTCTTTTAATCTCGCTGACAATACCTCTATAAAAAATGCAGGCACGCAGCACGATAGAAAACGGAATCGGTGATTATTTCTGTAGATAATaggattgaaaaatattttctaacccAAGTTGGAGAATTCGTGACAAGAAAATCTTCCTCTAGAAAAATGAATAAGCCTTGAGATTTTCTTTGAGAGAGTGTATGGCTACTAGAAAAACCTCTCCAACTTCGTATAACAATATTTCCTAGTATCGTATTAATATTTTGAGAGATCTCAGTCGTCACGCTATACGTGCCTAACCTCGTTTAATTATAGAAAGGGTCTATACCCGGTTATCGATAATTGATATTCAATGAAACTATCTCTGCCCTGCCCTAAATTATCCGTGGTAACCGTAACACATGCCAACTTGTATCGTTCGCTCGAACGTGTGTAGCCGTCGGTAAtctttgtgaattttttcacaGAGTGACAAACGCCTAtcgaaaataacaatttttattcaactttgTCTAGACATAACAAAAGGTATTAACAAATTCTTCGTCCGCTAAGTGTTCTTATCCTTGTACACTATACAAAAATGGGGGAGGGGTAACAGTCGAATTTGATTCTGGCTTTCGCTTTAAAGGGAAGCTTGTCCTTTCAGAAACCCATTGTGGCGTCAACCTGCGTCAACCTCAGTAATTACTCATATTTCTTTCTCTCTACTCTCTCTGTCTGCGAAACGTCGCCGGTCCTCTTGATGATCCTCTCTCTCACCTTCACCAAACTGGTCGGTCACTTTCCGCAAcgtattttttccctatacTCGGTACAAATAGATCCCGGTTTTAATCTCGAGAAAGAATAGCATGCAGAGAATGGTGTCTGTATAACATACGCTCCTCCAAAACGCGAAACACACATGTATAAGTCACACACGTAAACACAGTTCGTTGTTTCTCCGTACCATGTGTCCTCCCATTCACGTATTCCGTTCAGTACTTTCCATGTTTATTGTCATGATCACGAAGGTCGTCGACCGTACAAAAAGAATGGCCGTCTATTGTATCGCGTGTACGTTAATTCATCCCGCCGCCCCCTAAGCATTGAAACGCTGTTTTAATCTGTTACttgctttaacactaaacctaccgagccttaaaactaACTggaacatgttcccttataaaaatgacaagattggttttatttagattttgtgcggtTCCTATTGTAatgcgtgctctactaaagatacttatacaatcatttcttatgaaatcatttttattatttcaataattgtaaaataaaaaatctgggacCGGCTAtgttgaccggtggtggtaggtttagtgtcgaTACGCGACGATGGTCGATATATTTACCGTTAACGTTTCCACAATAATCTCAACGGGGTTCCAACACTCAGGCGCGGCAGCGTACGTTCGTGTATGATGTTCCCAATGCTCTCAGTTTATTTACATCGGAACGAATAATCAGGCACTGTACAGTGTGTAGTGTGTCAGAGTTACAATTAGTTTTCCCCTTTGCAGCGCGCATATGAGACAGAAACCACATGAGATCATAACATACATGCTTCAGCAGCCGCGCAATCCTCGGCGAGCGATTTACCAGAAAGACCGCATTTCATTCGTTACCTTGAGCGTGTGTTCCGTTTCTTTCTAGACTTTTTGAAAATGGTTTTTTTTCTTTAGTTCGTTCGTTTGTAAACAGTCACGCGCCGTTTCCGTCTTTGCATGCACAGTACGAGTATATTATTGGTATCAAATGACTGAACCGGGGATAGCGCATGGGGTATGAGGGGTAGAGAATGTTTTGTTTGGGTTTGTTTTATTCACCACCACCCCGGAGAAGGTCGAATATGATCGAAGGCAGCGACTAACCACCGGGCGAGGCTACTTGCTCTTGACATGAGACTTTTGTTGTTGTTTATTGTGTTCGTTACCCCAAACGAAGTTGTCGATCGCCTCCCCCACGAAATACAAGATTGCATTGACGACAATCATCGACGTCATGAACAGCATCCTCACTGGAACCGACATCAGGGGCAACAACGGGTACACCCAGATACCGCTTTTGTAATGGATCACGTGCACCCTGAAATTTTCCTATGTAAAATCGAGTCTCTTTGATCTCAATGGCTGTAGAAAgccattaaaaatattgtagttGCAGAAAAGCTTCCCCTCTGAATTTTCATAGTTCTTTaacggggtagactcgtttttctggGATTGCAGGGGTGAggcatgcgccttctcatttctcgataatgtaaagattgggtttttcaatagtcggaagcgctagataaattttttacgtttacgaggcgtaatttgcattattcggaagcataacgCTTTGCATGTAATTATTTCATGAAgccgcgacagctacatgctgctgaataatgcaaattatgcatCGTAAAAATAGGTCGTTTGTGGGccattgcggcctagattgatctagctcgtttgactactgaaaaccctcaTCTTTGAGTCTACCCTCTTAATGTGctgcagaagaaattttgaaagaaaaattagaGGAAGTAGCTTTTACACAGTCTCATCTAAAGCATGTATCAACATGTTTGCAATGTTTATACCAAACTAAGTAGCCGAAGCCGAAGATCACAACGGTGCCCACACCAACCAGTCGTCGCGGATACTGTCTCGGCGCCATGATCATTTCTATCAACGTCGAGATGAACACCATCGTGTGCATCAGATGGTTCAACCACCATGGGAAATAGGGGTCAAGCACCTTCGGGAATACTAATTCGCGATCTATGAACATCAGACTCCAGAACACTATCGTTACGAACTGCAACAAAACCATATATCAATAAAT contains:
- the LOC143209926 gene encoding androgen-induced gene 1 protein isoform X6, with translation MMMREGLLAVFHVIASVQSVFTTYYGFFVLDVPPDVSKMFAGYAGKFKFLTFWNLILQAIFFLICMLNDWFGTNAVNPKKPPLIRKFKDFLHASLGFPIATFVTIVFWSLMFIDRELVFPKVLDPYFPWWLNHLMHTMVFISTLIEMIMAPRQYPRRLVGVGTVVIFGFGYLVWVHVIHYKSGIWVYPLLPLMSVPVRMLFMTSMIVVNAILYFVGEAIDNFVWGNEHNKQQQKSHVKSK
- the LOC143209926 gene encoding androgen-induced gene 1 protein isoform X2; translated protein: MGGCRGSRGKLSKRRPALKWTHPFDKVLSVFQRFSDMAYTLNQIVHTSMFLTYVFSLFKAFHLEFPRQNATVTDFDPGMLKFMTIWNLILQAIFFLICMLNDWFGTNAVNPKKPPLIRKFKDFLHASLGFPIATFVTIVFWSLMFIDRELVFPKVLDPYFPWWLNHLMHTMVFISTLIEMIMAPRQYPRRLVGVGTVVIFGFGYLVWVHVIHYKSGIWVYPLLPLMSVPVRMLFMTSMIVVNAILYFVGEAIDNFVWGKKYVAESDRPVW
- the LOC143209926 gene encoding androgen-induced gene 1 protein isoform X7, which translates into the protein MAYTLNQIVHTSMFLTYVFSLFKAFHLEFPRQNATVTDFDPGMLKFMTIWNLILQAIFFLICMLNDWFGTNAVNPKKPPLIRKFKDFLHASLGFPIATFVTIVFWSLMFIDRELVFPKVLDPYFPWWLNHLMHTMVFISTLIEMIMAPRQYPRRLVGVGTVVIFGFGYLVWVHVIHYKSGIWVYPLLPLMSVPVRMLFMTSMIVVNAILYFVGEAIDNFVWGNEHNKQQQKSHVKSK
- the LOC143209926 gene encoding androgen-induced gene 1 protein isoform X5, coding for MNENEPQKMMMREGLLAVFHVIASVQSVFTTYYGFFVLDVPPDVSKMFAGYAGKFKFLTFWNLILQAIFFLICMLNDWFGTNAVNPKKPPLIRKFKDFLHASLGFPIATFVTIVFWSLMFIDRELVFPKVLDPYFPWWLNHLMHTMVFISTLIEMIMAPRQYPRRLVGVGTVVIFGFGYLVWVHVIHYKSGIWVYPLLPLMSVPVRMLFMTSMIVVNAILYFVGEAIDNFVWGKKYVAESDRPVW
- the LOC143209926 gene encoding androgen-induced gene 1 protein isoform X3, whose amino-acid sequence is MNENEPQKMMMREGLLAVFHVIASVQSVFTTYYGFFVLDVPPDVSKMFAGYAGKFKFLTFWNLILQAIFFLICMLNDWFGTNAVNPKKPPLIRKFKDFLHASLGFPIATFVTIVFWSLMFIDRELVFPKVLDPYFPWWLNHLMHTMVFISTLIEMIMAPRQYPRRLVGVGTVVIFGFGYLVWVHVIHYKSGIWVYPLLPLMSVPVRMLFMTSMIVVNAILYFVGEAIDNFVWGNEHNKQQQKSHVKSK
- the LOC143209926 gene encoding androgen-induced gene 1 protein isoform X1, whose amino-acid sequence is MGGCRGSRGKLSKRRPALKWTHPFDKVLSVFQRFSDMAYTLNQIVHTSMFLTYVFSLFKAFHLEFPRQNATVTDFDPGMLKFMTIWNLILQAIFFLICMLNDWFGTNAVNPKKPPLIRKFKDFLHASLGFPIATFVTIVFWSLMFIDRELVFPKVLDPYFPWWLNHLMHTMVFISTLIEMIMAPRQYPRRLVGVGTVVIFGFGYLVWVHVIHYKSGIWVYPLLPLMSVPVRMLFMTSMIVVNAILYFVGEAIDNFVWGNEHNKQQQKSHVKSK
- the Smo gene encoding smoothened, frizzled class receptor, yielding MTLLAIYCLLVFHRVSSELTHGFPGNANGENTTWNTLDLTARHRIKDSSFLLERYPIRELPSDPLNCRRPAKCVELEKSTCMGTRLPYTRTTLDLIPEDMTQNMIEERLQVLQALRHIPKCWAVVQPLLCSIFMPKCINDTVDLPSQEMCKIVSGPCRIVFNQTIWPSFIKCDNTELFPRLCKNDIRELKFNISGKCLKPLVPTDNALAIFEGVESCGTQCNDPLFTPDEHKQIHSFIAWAAGICGSFNLFTVVTFLIDWRSANKYPALVIFYINCCFMISCVGWLAQFMNGSREVIVCRKDGTLRMSEPSGENLLCVVVFVLVYYSLMAAMVWFVILTYAWHMSFQALGKIQDRIDKKGAYFHLIAWCLPLVLTVTIMALGEIDGNSVTGICFVGYANHTIRAWFLLGPVLIVLVAGGYFLSRGLITLIRLKITSQEIISERASAKIRETIVRMGLFSIFTFAAVVVTFYCHIYEFQHSWQWRQSFRNYTICAITTKYLDISECKMEVRPSAAKMQLHLLLPFFSGILMSSWVWTSSTVDTWTRFLRRTFNCETEEPIRLKKHKVIAQAFAKRKTFNNAGRLSISFHNTHEDPVGLNFDLNSVASQDFSSTWAAALPKLVTRRCALVGGTGSVSSNRRNSVDSEISFSVRRVSVESRRNSLDSQISVQIAELKTTRKVASSSRGRRGKRRRDFRKSRSGKVGPLFRRGSTTSQESQLGAQILSALTIGGDSRMPAIQVPNMKRRSAIAGLDERALNPKLFDGKNVNTLLPFLFPGHSNSEEISSEKQHQGVTGNDMDIECGNIEKDDQEDQDSETDDSQAEEETKMLEPEEPHERSKSKTSNKSSKSYESVRRSREGHRSKYFLQDEAILKHLFQESNDIKLKNESDIIEAYKKAGMGNLASSLNSCCPELTRLKPDVQNANAREMATQTSLPLDILEMEELKQSIDEIINSRHCSSKGTQISPQLGKSKNIAV
- the LOC143209926 gene encoding androgen-induced gene 1 protein isoform X4 gives rise to the protein MAEFYGRFSDMAYTLNQIVHTSMFLTYVFSLFKAFHLEFPRQNATVTDFDPGMLKFMTIWNLILQAIFFLICMLNDWFGTNAVNPKKPPLIRKFKDFLHASLGFPIATFVTIVFWSLMFIDRELVFPKVLDPYFPWWLNHLMHTMVFISTLIEMIMAPRQYPRRLVGVGTVVIFGFGYLVWVHVIHYKSGIWVYPLLPLMSVPVRMLFMTSMIVVNAILYFVGEAIDNFVWGNEHNKQQQKSHVKSK